Below is a genomic region from Populus trichocarpa isolate Nisqually-1 chromosome 15, P.trichocarpa_v4.1, whole genome shotgun sequence.
CTTCACATTCTCTGTTGTCATAGTTTAGGACCACTAGTTTATTTGCATATGATCTGAATAGCTTCTTGGTGTTGTGATTCAAACTCAATTACTCTCATTATAAACTATAAGATCATTTCCTCTTGATTGGGTGAGGCATCTTTGTATCCTTCTCCAGTTATGTTATGCAGGTGAGTTTTTCTTTGGAAAGGCATAGTGCCAGCAGCTcagcatgcatatatatattctgtttTTGACCTTTGCTTAATTTCTATGTTCTTTTAAGCAGAACTACTTTTCTATAACTTGGGATTTTAAAACCAGTACACTTAGTGGTGTTCTTTTTTCCCCACATTGTAATCATGCAGTTGatggttttgaatttgaaagagaGCTATCTAAAGAAGAGGAGACTTCTTCAAGTCCTAGCTTAGCTGAAGGACATTCCTCCGACTCTGAGAATCAAGATGATTTCAGGAAATCATTCATTCCACCATCCCCAGTCAATGAATTGGTAAAAAGTGATGAAGACTTGGTTCCACCATGGGAGCATGTAAATGAGCTCAAGGAAGATGGTACCATAAGCAGTGATGATGACTCGttggaaaatcaaaattctaGATCGAAGGGTTCCAGACCTGTAAAACGGAACAAATGGAAACCTGAGGAGGTTAAGAGTCTTATTAAAATGCGTGGGGAATTACATAGTAGATTTCAAGTTGTAAGAGGTAGAATGGCTCTGTGGGAAGAGATATCTACTAACTTGATGGCTGATGGGATCAATCATAGTCCAGGACAGTGCAAATATTTATGGACATCTCTTGCTAAAAAATATGAGGTTTGTTCCTCCATTTCGtacatttaaaattttggtattgcattttgatttctgTTTATTATTGTGGATTGAAGCTCGTATCTGCATGTGAATACCTCTGTGCTAGTATAGATTTTTGCCACAAGTAATCTGTTTTCCCGGACCAATGGCACACAAAAATGGAAATCCAGATCATTGTAGGGGTCCTATCTGAATTTCACTAAGTGCAATCATCTGTTCATCCCTCCTTTATCATGTTGCTTAGTAACAACCATTGCTAAAATGAACAGGAAAGCAAGAGTGACAAGAAAAGCCAAAAAAGTTGGTCCTATTTCGAAGACatggataatattttatctgattCAGAGACAATGGCAACAAAATGATCGGAAGAGGGGGGGAAACAGTGCATTGAGTTTTCTGGAAGAGCTTTCAACAGCCTCTTGTTCAAGCAAAGCTAGGCAATTAAAGACCTTCATCGCAGCCGTCGACTAGAATAATCACTGTCAGGGATTTGCAGTTATAATACAAGCAGGAAACCGAGCTGTTCCGAAGCCTCATGACCGATGTGCAAACTATCTGATCAGAGAGGCCAGCACTGACAAACAAGAAATGAAATGGTTTTGTAGCCACAAGCTCCTCCAAAAATTGGTTAGCAGATATACTAAAGAATAGGGActgtgatattattttttttttactttggagGACGTTTAGCATTTGTAAGATTTGATGCAACTCAACAGTTAAAACTGCTTATTAGCCAAACTTACGCAGGTTTAAATTCCCAGAAGTTTCTCTCAGCCTCTGGGTGTCTTTTTGCCGGTTTCTTTTATTCAATTGAAAGAATTTAGctcctttttactttttttcttcctttttatttctttactcTTGAAAGTTTTGGTGCAAGAAAGCAATAATTTATAGATTCACGAGTGGCTCAAAGGTTGAGAGCTAAGGGTGATGTCTGGTTCCATACCAagattttcttaagaaaaaacatgCCCCGCACAACTCGCAGATGAATGGTTCGAGTTCAGAAGTTATTCTTTGACCATGCAAGTTTAAATATagaattttttgtgtttttttttggggggtaaGCACTATTAATTTATTGGCCTCAAGAACTGCAAAAAATCCTGACCAATTCAACCCTTTTACAGGCAAGAGACAAACGAGAAGCATGGTTATAAACCATCAATTAGTATGCAAAGTTACGAGTAATTAGTAGTAAACCGATATGGATCGACTAATGGTTTTAACTTAATTAGACTAATTGCAAACTTTCCATGGTAATTTTTAGGAGTTTATCCACCAAAAATAGCCTCCGACTTGTGTGGTTTCCTCATTTTCATCAAAACCCTACCCCATTTCAGGTTTATATAACAAGCTCCCTTCCAAATCCTTCAACCAcctcatctttgttttgtccTGCAGAGTTTCTCTATTGATCTGTCCCAGAGAGAAAATCTGCTATATTCTCCGTATAAGCAAAAATGGCACGCAAACTCATTGTTCTCGCTCTTGTCTTTGTCACCATTGTTGGGTTGGCTGCAGCTGCAGCACCTGCTCCTTCCACAACTGACTTTCCTCCAGCTGCAGCCCCTGCTCCTTCCACAACTGACTTTACTGCAGCTGAGGCACCTTTAAGCAATGATTTTATCGGTACTGATGACGGTGGTGCGGCTAGTGCACCTTCTGCTGATGGTACCACAGTTGTTCCAGGACCAATGGGGAGCACTGCAGTAGCTGAGGGTCCTTCTGAAAAAGATGGTGTCGCCACCCTCAAGTTCTCTGCCGTTGCTGGAGTTGCCGCTGTTGCTggctacttcttcttcttctaggcTAGCTAACTATAAATCTATAAAATTCCTCATCCAAGCTTGATTTGTCCTATTTCGAGGACACATATTTGATTGTTTGAgtagttttgtttattaaattacaGCTACATATTTCATGGCTTTTACGGGCATTCCACGcctacatatttttttgtttgaataaagTGTTACTAGTAAGAGTAATTTGTTGTGGTTAAATATAAGTTCTTTCGATATGCCAAGGAAGAAAGAGTGTTTCATGTCCAtctcattaaattattaaaatcctGTTTAAAAGCGTGataaatattgtatttattttttaaaaaatttaatatattaaaataatatattttttattttttaaaatttatttttaatattcgatcatcaaaatcatctaaaaacataaaaaaattaatttaacatgaaaattaaagtttttcaaaaacaGCAAAGCTTGCTGTTGAATTTGGAGATCATTGGTAATCTTCGTAGCATGTCGAACAACCATCGTAGTCTATGGCTTCTGGAGGGTCCTGCGTTAAAAGCCAAAGCTACATCATATGCTAAGAACTGGATTTTCGAAAACTCCAATTATCCGATATGGattattttatacaatattCAAAATATGAGCATTTCTTGATCTCACTGTACGAAAAGCATTTCAAGAtgaatgtttttggatttctcTGAAGGGCACTCGAGAAACTTCCTTGTAGGGTTTGTATCGAAAAcaacttaattaagaaaattcctTGTAATGTTGGATCGAAAAGAGAGGAACACTTTGCTCTTCCACGAAGTTCAACGGTAATATTGTCCTCCTCTAGctctttttacatttttttttctttttccaagttCTTAAGAGTCTTGGATGGCCGTTCTTTATAATCCTTTCATGGGGTTTGacgtaattaaatattaattcccAGAATTGATCCTTTCTTGATCTCGTCTATGGATTTTGGAACACCTTCGAAGACTTGTTCATGCTCCTTGATACAAACAATCAATTAAGGGCACTATTAAATTGTTGTGCacaaactttatatatataaatgctaaTTTTCACCCTAAACActgtaaaattctaaaaaaaagcataaaaaaataatttttaatgcagTTACCGATCAACCCATatccatagttatcaaacctggcccggggttgacccggccaagggacCGGATCCCgagtttcatgggtcaactcgGATCAATCCGGATTAACTcggaaatattttaaaaaatatatttaaagttttaatatttcatatgaaaaaattaagaaaaaaattcatatgaatataggctatacatgttgtaaataataaagtttaaaattgtattttaaaaagttttttatctcacattaaaaaaaacataatttttttcttgtgaacataaaatatatatactaaagagtttcaaatcccacattgaaaaaatattatgttatccttttaatttaaaaattttaagttaaagtatttaaaccaaaaagttttttatctcacgcccatattgaaaaaacataactattTTAttgtgaacatagaatatatatatatatgtaaggacttcaaatctcatattgaaaaaacataactttttttcttggaaacatagagtatatatactaaaaggttttaaattccatattaaaaaaataaaacacttttctaatatttatataatgagctttaaaaagtattaataaccgactaaaaaatatagaaaaagagAGGTGTAggagaaaaaccacatttgaaaagaaaaaaaacaccggGTCTTTACCGAGTCGCCTGGGTCATGGGTCGCCCGGGTTTAGTCGGGTTGTTGTACTGGCTGGTCTTTTGACAAACCTGGACTGGTCTAGTCACCGGGTCCTGAGTTTACTTGCCAGGCCggtccgagtttaataactatgctcaTATCAATTTGAATACAAAAATCAATGGTAATAGGATATTCTTCTTAGTAAAACCAATAATCCTCCTAAATGaaacatcaataatattatataattattaaaatcaaccgaatctaataaatatttagttgatcaggttaatattaaattttttacaaaaaaaaaaataaaatgatatcatttaaatgaaaataattaattcatttcaaaaCCTTGAATCAGTCTAACACCCATTCAATATTATTTGCAAAATTTCTCTTGTTTGTTATATAAAGctactttctttttatatagaaatataaCCGTTATTAACTATGTTACTCGtgactttaaattaattgagacaTATAAACTGGTCGGAACACcaggataataaaaaaaaataaaaaaaaatgatgtggaacattaataaataaatcatccaGAAAGCTTAAGAATTGGGATATGGTGACTGTGGACTTGCATTCCACGTCAATGTTAATAATTATTCTGGTTATGGCCTCATGAATCGAACACGACATGTACTTAAAACTCTAGTGTTAAGAAATTAGACCGAAGTGCCTACGCAGTAAGACATAAATTGTCTAGGCGTTGACCACGACCCATTATTCTTTTACACAGTGAATTCTCCGAGTGCGGTCAGGTTCCTCCTCCTTGCCtgtaaaatactaaattattgCAGCCACGGCATTCTTATTCGTCAATACAACTTCTTCCTCGGGTGATGGAGATCGTAGGTCCAAAGACCTTGTAAGCGGAACACGGccttcaaatttataaatagGAATGTTTAATCCTCCATTCTGTATCAAGAAGTAAGATATCTGTCATTTGCATGCAAAACAAGTTAACCTGTTCGCTGTCATCTTAGGTCGATATTCTAACATGGTTAACGCTAGAGAATTTGAAGTTGTTTTTCGCCACCTTGATGAGAATGGTGATGGGAAGGTTTCACCATCTGAGTTAAGTCGTTGTCTAGGTTTGATTGCAGGAGAGTTTCTCGTGAAGGAGGCAGAACTTGCTGTAGAGTCGTTGGACTCTGACGGAGATGGCTTGTTGGGATTGGAGGATCTTGTTAGACTAATGGAAGCTGGAGGTGAAGAAGAGAAGTTGCATGATTTGAGAGAGGCTTTTCGCTTGTATGATATAGATAATTGTGGGTTTATCAGAGCCAAGGACTTGAAAACAATGCTTGGTAGACTTGGAGAGTCAAGATCAATTGATGAATGCGAAGTGATGATAAACAAGTTTGACCTTAACGGGGATGGTGTTCTTAGCTTTGAAGAATTTATGGTTATGATGGAATGATGCTCTTATGTATTGTATTATAGCATATCATGTTCTTCACCAGTTGTTTCTTTTATGGGATTCTTGGGTTCTTCATATCTTGTAAGTTGTAAACATAATGAaagtttcttttattgtttggaGTTCacatttttcatgaattttccttttatatttcatatgTTATAACGGCTACAGATGAAGAAAATCTGTGAAAGAAAAGTACATGTAAACTTCTCCAGGGCTGTGATGTATTTGTGAAAGTTGATGAAAACGCAGCCTGGTCTTTTTCTTGATCGAGGACAACATGGTCCAGAAATGCCAGCCAAGAAGCCAACTGTTGTTCAGCAATCGGCATTATCAATGCACTTGTTCCAACATCAACTTTGTTGTCTGCGATCTCTCATTCtgttctttaatttcttgttcttgttttcttgaGGTATATTCTTTTTTCCAGCTTAAACTAAAAGTAACCTTTCATTTCCTCTTCTTGCCTTTCTCCTCTTGTGGgatcttaaaattaaagaaagaaaattgaagcaTCGTGAAGAAAGGGTCTTCTCAATGAAAATGGATTGCGGTGTTTCAGCCGGTGAAGCACCAAACTCGATGTTTCCCAGGAAAGTCCTGCCAAAGCAGATAAGCCTGCCAAAAACAGCTTGGATTCTGATCTATCAACCATGGAGCTGCTGGTGATGGATTCTCAAGACACTGGTGTTTCAATCGATGAGATACTGAATTCATATTCGAGTAGTGAAATGGACAAGGTTTCTATGCCATCCTCTTCTAATGGAAGTCCAGTCGATACAAATAATTCTACTGACGAAAACAGTCTGGAGTCTGTTCAGTCTTTGTTAGCACCACCTTCAACAAATTCGCAGACATCAGTGTTTCGGTCAATGAAACACTGAAATCAGACACGAGTAATGGAACAGACAAAGTATCTATGCGATCTTCTTCTGAGGAAAGTCTGGTCATTGCAGATGATCAATTGGTTGAAAACAGCTTGGATGTTGATCAGTCTTCCATAGTGCTTCCCGAGACAAATTTCCGTGGCATCGATGTTTCAGTCAGTGAAACACTGAGCTCATCAAGTAATGAAACCTACAAGGTTTCTAATCCATCTTATTCCATGGAAAGTCCTGTCATTGAGGATAATCCAATttccaaaaacaatttgaattctGATTAGTCTTCCGCAGCATCACCAGTGAAAAAATCCCAGGACATTGGTATGAATGGTTAAACTTCTGCAGCAACTTGATCAAtgattcatataaatttttcaaagcTTAGTCAAAATTATTCAGTAAAATGTTCTGATCATGATTTTGTGAGCATATGTCCCGAGCTAAAAGTCTGTATCATATGAACCTCTGCGTACTGGAAACCGAGATGAATAGATATTGACTACTTTATGTTTTCTGCTATCTTTACAATCTCATGTTCAATTTCGCTGTTCTCGGTTTGGGTTTGCAAGCTGCTTATATAAATAAATCGTACTTCCATTTTTTTGCAGTTAgcaaagagaacttttatgatTGTCAAGCCTCGCTAGGATCAGACTCTGAAGATGATTTTTTCAGTGTCAAAGGCGGTAAGATAGTGTTCCttcttaatttcttcaaatctcTTTCTTGTCCCGGTATCAAGTGCAAATGCGTTCAAGCATGCTTCAAGAATTTCAGGTTCCATGACCTAAAAAACAGCACCCTCCACAAGCTCtatgagaaataaatttaattgatcTTATACTCTCTGTTCTATGCGGTTAGCTCTATCATGTGGCGGGAAAGATAATAGCCAGAAAACACATCAATCACCCAAAAGAATTGGCACTTTCTGGCAATTTTCTGTTGGTGAAATACTTCTCGTTGGCAGTTGAGATCAGGTTTTgaccatctttaattttttgttattaacattCAGGTTATAGCAATGCTTCGTGCCGCCAAAGCAGCATGAATGGATCACCCCAGCTTGACGAATCAAGTGATTCCAAACAGGAGCCTTGTCCAACGTAGGGAAGGGAGAAACATGTTGAGCTAAAGATGGCAGCCTGCCATTTATAACCTAAAGATGGAACTTCAACTGTGCCTAGAGAATACCCTCGAGTTCTCAACAGTAGAGCGCCATATGTTACTGGCAATCTTAAGCAGGAAAACGCAGCCAGAGCTAACTGCTGCTTTCCATGCTGGAGCCCAAGCCATGGCTCCAAGGAGAGGAAAAGGGAAAACCCTCCTAGAAGTCAAAGATGACCAAATGTCGGGCACAAAATGGCCGTCGCCACCTAGTAAAGCACAATAATTTTGACTGTATATAAGATGGTAGtggagttgatgaagagaaTTAACCATGATATTAGAATTGCATCATTAAACACTACGTAAGAAATCAAAGTTGCTAGTacaaaattatctcaaaaaaaGAAGGGGATAAAAAACCTAGCAATGAATGTCCGAGAGCCTAGGATATTTTTATGGagtaaaaccaaaaaacaaaatgcactTCACTCTGAACTCAATTTACAGAATATATTTGTATATTGAACTGATAAATGAAAGTAGGGGTGAGAGACTGCTAGCAAGCAATGCCAACTCTCACAAATTTATCACATTTTGTCTATCTAGAGGAGCGACACATTGCCACAAGGATTGATAAGCTGGAATTTCTTTTGCATCAACCCCGAGGGTGGAGAGGTTGCGTCCATACTCCTGGTAAATTACATACACATAAGTCCAATAGAGCAAGACCATTTTATTTCCAAAACAGACACCAACTGTTCCTCTATGTGTGTGGAAGTGCCTGGCTGTATGCATACTTGTGCTTACAGGTGTGTGACTTTGGGTTAAAGACAATGGACAATGCTCACCTGAATATCAAGGAAATATTGCATACATAGCTTGTCAGTATCAGATACAGTGGGGTCTGAGACATCTGAGCTTACTCCAGTTCGTCTTTGGGCACCCTTCTTTAATCTCTGGAGTGAAGATTCTGTCTTCCTAGCCTGAGcatgacaaacaaacatattaaaGTCGGGAATTTCAAAATAAAGGCCGagtcagaaaaaataatttaattcagaCACTAACCACACTGACGATTTCAGCAACCATGTCATAATAACGACCAGTAATTGCAGTAGCAGCACCATGCCGTAACTCATTCATAGTCTCCTTAGTCAAATATGGGCTATGTTTCTCAGTATCCAGAAAATCCTAGAAGCAAAGTCATGGGGTCAATGCAAAgtttataataaaactaatccATGATTATATCAGTATGTTTGAAGctcatgttaaaatatattgacaTAGGACAAGCTACATGCCTACATCTATGGAAGGCTGGAGCCAGAgccttaaaaaaaagaggagtcAAGGCAGGATATGTAATGACTGAAGAATTATACAAGAgcagaaatcaaaatattaagtaCTTTAACGGCATTAGATCTATAAGTCAACATTAGTGAaagtaattgaatttttttcttcgaaTAAAAAGTGAATGAGTTTATCAAGCCTTGAAAGATCAGGTACTACCTTGTAATGATCATTAGTGATGAGCAACTGAGCCAAGCAAGCATTTGCATGTGCATGATTATTAATTCAGTGGGAGTGTTGTGTCCATGGTCAACCATGCACATATACTTAGACAGTATGGAAGGAGGTCAAACAGACTAATGAGTTTACCAGCCACATCTAAGGAGTGCTATTTAAAGGGTAATACAACAGTTACAAGCAAAGAAGATTATATATACCTTCTTTAACGGAGTTAACAATCCTGATACGTAGAGTGAATGTCTGGTAGGAATAGGCTTATTAGTCATCCTGAAAGTCGTAGCAATTGCCTTCACATCTTTCAAGCCCTGTGCAAAAAACTTTGTTACTAAATATTCAAAACACTAATTGAACTGAGCCAGGAATAATGTTTCAATATGTTGAATTACCAGTAATGAAGAACTTTTATGGAAATATTACATCTAGAAAAGATTCAAGGCAGAAGGAAGCCAAGCATTCTCAAACAAAGTCAATCCCAATTACAGCTCACCTTAACAGCCTCATCAACCAGTGACTCTGTGATTGCATTGATAACTAGAGGTGTCAAACCATTTAATGACTTCCCACCTTGTAAAATGCTTTGTTTTACTAGATCAAGTATGTCGATGGAACATGAAGATAGAAGCTGAAGTACATCATCAAGGTAACCTCCACAAACCTCTGTGACCAGACAATTTATATCATGAATAATCTGCAAATCAAAGAACCTCTATAAAAATACTGGTTAAGCACATGCATGTGACATTAATACAGCTAATAAATGTGGCAACTATTATATAGGAATGTTTTCTAAATCACAGTAACAAGACAATTAAAACATTTCATACACACTAGCTATCA
It encodes:
- the LOC7463116 gene encoding anther-specific protein BCP1; this translates as MARKLIVLALVFVTIVGLAAAAAPAPSTTDFPPAAAPAPSTTDFTAAEAPLSNDFIGTDDGGAASAPSADGTTVVPGPMGSTAVAEGPSEKDGVATLKFSAVAGVAAVAGYFFFF
- the LOC7463117 gene encoding calcium-binding protein CML37 yields the protein MVNAREFEVVFRHLDENGDGKVSPSELSRCLGLIAGEFLVKEAELAVESLDSDGDGLLGLEDLVRLMEAGGEEEKLHDLREAFRLYDIDNCGFIRAKDLKTMLGRLGESRSIDECEVMINKFDLNGDGVLSFEEFMVMME